Proteins encoded within one genomic window of Onychostoma macrolepis isolate SWU-2019 chromosome 11, ASM1243209v1, whole genome shotgun sequence:
- the uox gene encoding uricase, which translates to MATTSNQNVEFVRTGYGKNAVKVLHIRREGIHHHITELIADVQLTLKTHKDYLTGDNSDIIPTDTIKNTVHALAKLKGIKTIEGFALDICEHFLTAFNHVTRVRVNIDEVPWKRLEKNGVEHTHAFINCPEAWHFCEVEQHLSMTPVVHSGIRDMKVLKTTQSGFEGFLRDRFTTLTDAKDRVFCTSVYARWSYNTHVNVAFDAAWKTVKDTIIQKFAGPYDRGEYSPSVQKTLYETQVLVLDRIPQVEEIEIIMPNQHYFVIDMTKIGLSNKDEVYLPVDNPSGNITGTVRRKPRAKM; encoded by the exons ATGGCCACTACCTCAAATCAG AATGTGGAGTTTGTGAGAACAGGCTATGGGAAGAATGCGGTTAAAGTTCTTCACATCCGCCGTGAAGGGATTCATCACCATATTACTGAGCTGATTGCAGACGTTCAGTTAACCCTGAAGACGCACAAAGACTACTTGACAGGAGACAACTCTGATATCATCCCCACTGACACCATCAAAAACACCGTCCACGCTCTCGCCAAACTAAAAGGA ATTAAGACCATTGAGGGCTTTGCCCTGGATATCTGCGAACATTTCCTTACAGCGTTCAATCATGTCACAAGAGTGAGGGTCAACATTGATGAAGTTCCCTGGAAAAGGCTGGAAAAG AATGGAGTCGAGCACACACATGCTTTCATCAATTGTCCTGAGGCCTGGCACTTCTGTGAGGTCGAACAGCATTTGAGTA TGACTCCAGTGGTTCACAGCGGTATTAGAGATATGAAGGTACTGAAGACTACTCAGTCTGGATTTGAAGGCTTCCTACGAGACCGTTTCACCACACTGACAGATGCAAAGGACAGAGTCTTCTGCACTTCTGTTTATGCAAGATGGAGCTACAACACTCATGTGAATGTGGCATTTGATGCTGCATG GAAAACTGTTAAGGACACCATCATTCAGAAGTTTGCAGGACCCTATGATCGTGGTGAATACTCTCCTTCTGTTCAGAAAACTCTGTATGAAACACAAGTTCTGGTACTTGACAGAATTCCGCAG GTTGAAGAAATTGAGATAATCATGCCGAATCAGCATTATTTTGTCAttgacatgacaaaaattggACTCTCAAACAAGGATGAG